TATTTCAACATGAAAAACCTACTGAATCCAAACTGGTTCCACACTCTGCTCATCATATCAGTTGTATCCAGGAAAGATTTACGTAAATCTTTGATTAGTAGTAAGGGATTGTGTAAAGCCAGACTAGAGAAAAACAAATTCAGGAAACTTGATGAGGTTCATAATCAGATTCGCTTCAATTTGTGTGATCTATAAAGGTAATGATGAGAGGAGAACATGAGTCTTCATTTTGTTTTATTGAGACAAATTCAGATGCAGATAATGACTCTCCAGAATTGCTTTAAGCTGTTCTTTAGAAATTGTTCATACTACGTAAGTATTGAGAAATCTTTTCTGCGTTCACGCTTTtaagtatattatatagatagCTCGATGGCATGAAACTCCTCCGTTTCCTTATCATAAGTCCTCCCacatatatttaaaagaatagCACTATAGTGCAAGCATAGAGTCCTATTGTAATATGTATTACATATGTATATGCGAGAGCTATGCTTCTTGTGTTACATCAGGTAGGAAATGAAACCAAGAAGGATGAATGGTGTTATTTGTCGGCCTTCCCTTCGCTCAAACCGGTGTTAGCCCGTGCTTCAGTGCGGCTTTCCACACGACGTCGATGCGGTCCACGTCAATGGCCCCAACCTCGTGGTGGCTCCATCCCTCCAGGAAATGCACGACACCGCCGGCGTGGCATGCGTGGACGACTCCTCGCTCCATGGTGTACTGTTTCATTACCCCAAGAAGAAATAAAGACATCAATTCCACCAGTAACAAGGAAGGTTTGAAATGTTATTTTCAGGTTATATTTCGTCTTAAGCTCCTAGAGTTATTTATGATTTCGAAGTTTTAGTTTTTCAAGTTAGTTTTGGAACCAAGTTTCAGATAGCTGTAAGTTGAAATTGAGGAACTTATGGTTTTAGTTCTTAAATTGCGTCTGAAATTTCAAACCATAGTTATAGTAAGTAGATGAAAGGCCATTACTAGCTTCATCCCTTGAAGTTGTCAGTTTCCGATCTGAAACTTGGCAGTATCAGAATTGCTGAATTGCTAAATTGCTATATTAAAGTAAGCCGCGATTCAAATCTAGTTGAAAACACATCGAGTTACTTACTATTTGTTCAAATCAATTAAGAGTGACATGGTGTTTTAGGTGAGAGCTTTATAGAATCACAGTAGTAGCAAGAGATCAAGTAAGAGAGATTGGTTgcttttgccttttcttttacCTCGCATATTCCTAGTCCTTGAACATCCTTGGGGAGCCTCATCGCGGCGAGGTTCCCGTAGGTGCAGTCTCTCCTGAAGCCGATCATCGGAGGTACGACAAATTGGTGGAAGTGCGTGCCCGGCGGGGCCAAATGCTGCTCTCGCGGCGACAGCCATTTCCCAACAATCCATGTCTGCATCAAGAGATTAGAACTTCTTGTGTTCAATCTTCTATTTGCCCCACCATAACCATATCCATAATGAGTTTACTACAACCATCGATTCTCATTCACTCATTGCCATCTTAATTGCGAATTTTTCGTACCTTGCAATTCTGTGCTGCCTGATACTTGGTGACCTGAACAAGATACTGTTGAGACTCTGCTGGGGCTTCCCTCTGAATCTTCAGAAATCTTTCTGTTGAAAGTGTCAGCATCtgcaagaaataattttttttaaaaaaaacttagtttGATTAAATTAAACAATGTACTGTTATGAAAAGTTTCGTGAACTAGTTGGGCTTCTTATGATCTTACCAGAACCCTAATTTTCTTCCTACATAGGTACAGCGCAATTGCTCTTCCTAGCTTTGATGTTGCGCCGGTTATAAAAACTTCCTTCACATTGTTAGGGATTTCATTGAGGATAACTGCTGCTGTTAAGGTGTTGCCATGTACCACTCTGACTTTTAGATCAGGGTGCTTGCTCACAAACAGTGTCCCGCCACCATTCAGTGCTTCGTTCTGCAACATTAGGAACAAAATTAGGGGGGGGTTTCTTGAGACTTTAATCCTCATAAGATTTTGAGTACTTAGGTCATGAGTAAtgatactttctttttttagggTTGGATAAGAATCATTTTTAGTATCAAACATGTCTGAAAGTGACAGTGTTAAAATTTTACATCTGGCCAGCTAGGAAAAGTAAATGTGAAGTACTTAACATTAATTATCTCATTCCTTTGTGCAATTAAGTAATATTTATGCaacatctttttaaaaaattcgaaaTAAATATTGATTCTAGCACAAGTTCGAGATGCATGTTTGGTGCAgagcaaaatctgaattttctctTGCAACAGGaggttaaaataaaattgtgagtGTCCAAAGCAGAAGCTCCACTTTAATGCTTCCAATTTTGAAGCAAAAAGGAACTATTTGATATATTTCAATATACTTCGTCAAATAATATTAGAATGTGTTTGAAATAAATGATTTCTTATGTAGGTGTTTGGTATGATGGGATGTTTGATTTGTAAGAACTCTATTCCAATTTTGATTTCTGGGTAAAATGTGAGTGTCTCCTTATCACCCTTTTTTCTAGTTTGGCCTAAGAGATCAGATTGATAATTGAATTGGAGTCAAAGCCTGGCAGGGCTAAACCAGTGCTCAATTAGTGTCAGGCTAAACCAGTGCTCAATTAGTGAGGTGGGTCAGGGTCAGACCCATGCTTGGATCATCAAAGCTGTAAACATTAAACTTAGGATTAATGATTGGAGATGTTAGTGCTGCCCTGTCACATTAAATAGGGCCCATTTATGATCTATTGGAGATGTTAGTGCTGCCCTGTCACATTAAATAGGGCCCATTTATGATCTGTCAAGACCACTGGGTCCTTCAGCAATacatactagaaaaaaaaaacaaaaaaatcaaaaaaagttGGTGGGCTccgtttttagagagagagagagagagagagagagagagagggggaaagggGGCGGTGGTGATGGgcacacgcggcgcccatcccgCACCGTGCCgaaacaaattgtttgggcacggtgcccaCGAAATTTTTGTCCCCTGAAAGTTATTTTTTGAGCAGAGTATTAATTTTTAGGGATAGTTAGCTAGCTAtctacccctcaaaacttctaGAATTATATACTTCCAAGTTTTTTTCGATGTTcgaactttcaaatcgacgatcggttccattagacttgatctagagtatttaaagtatctaaaaaataaattttgtgatttttcgatattatttgcttagtgatcgaagtggctcaaaatcaacggctgaaaataaaaatcttacaaaatatgatgatatgatattaaaattttagatcaaagtcattgatcttgttttatatggtataaataattttctatcaaaatttcatatgatttggatatttctacaccgttaaacttgcaaacggctcaccacggccattaaaattattgattttgagccccttcgatcactaggcaaatgatatcgaaaaatcacaaaatttattttctaggtacttcaaatactctaaatcaagttcaacggagtcgatcgtcgattcgaaagtccgaacattgaaaacaacttggaagcacgaagggctccgtgcttccagaagcataccagtccactatatatatatatatatatatatatatatccttcatatattatttcgttattcaaaaaaattttgctgtTAATATCTGTTAAATCATTTCGGGTTAAATTTttaccaaagttaaaaaaaaaaatcaaaatacctcttttactcttaatttaaggataaataaaaaagttggtgatcgtagaaggatatatttgaaagggtgaaaagtcaaaaatactttttgtgcccctaattTAAAGACAAATTAGAAAAGTCAGTAGCAGTAAAATGACatatttgaaaggaaaaaatagtaattttataaaaataacgaCCGTTCCTAATAGTTTACTAACATAATTTACCTCTAACAttaaaagaattatatatatatatatatatatatattagtcttcTAAATGGTAAAAAAGAAAGTCTAGAACATTTCAAAACATTTAAGCACTTGCCACTAATTATTAATGCTCCCACATGGCTCTTCCTAGTGCTTTCTTGCATCTTTCCTATCCTCTTGTCATGTTTTAGTTTAAGAATCACAGTACAGCTCTCTTAGAACAACCGGATTTGATCAGAACGTCTATTTTTAAACTTCTATGCCGTGGGTTTAGATTTTAGAATGTACCTTAAGTATATATTGCAATCACACAGTTAAATTTCTGACAAAGAAGAAATTACAGTACCTTATTCAGTGCAGCTAAGCTGAGCACCTTCACTCCCATCTTATCCGCCCTGAGTATCGCTAACTCGATCTGATCATTGATACCGTCCCTCGCGAACGGCAAAAAATACTGCAGTTGCGATTGATGTATAGTGAAAATCATTATTAAGAACTTGTTAAAATACATGATGATGAAAGCAGATGTTTTTACCTGAAACCCGTATCTTGGCACTGCCCAGGTTTGGTGGAGCCTGCCTCTTAGGTTGTAGAAGGTGACCAAGAAGGTTTTCGACCGGAGCCACATTATGAGCATGGCCATGAACGCGAGCGGCCACAAGGGCAACAAGATGAGCTTGAACACGAAGGGCTTCGCGCTGATCGAACGGAACACGAACGCGACGTGAATGGAGGAGATCACATCCACGACGTGCGCGAGGAAGACGAAGTCGGGGACCTGGTCATTCTTACCTGCAGAGATTGGTCTCAGAATAGTTTAGCTTCTCACTCAATCAAGTGTGGTACAGAAATAACATGATCTGTAGTGTTATCTCATTGTAAACTTAACATAGATTGTTTTGTTATAATTTGCAATCACTAAGTTAGAAACCAAACTGTTgtagaaaaatttaaagttgagtTACTTGTGTATCAATCTTGATATGGCATAGTCAATATTAGATCTAGTATCCAATTGATTAGGTACATTATAGAACCAATGATCTCGGCATATCTCTCCTGATTTATAGGATTACTAGTGTGTTTTGCAAGCTGAACACTATGATTGAAAGGTGTGAAAACAGAAGAGCAATtagaatattcaaatttatcaaGAACCATTCAGATATAATGAGATTATGTGATCTAACAATCTTCATTTCTAAGATTACATTTGCCTCACCAAAATCCTTCATATCAAAATGGTCCGATTAGAAGGAAAACTTATAGTGAATGAGATATTAAGTGAAATCCAGGTTGGTTTTTAGGCATCTAAATTGTGAATAAGAATgaataagggcatgtttggtgcAAATGATGCTTCTAGCTATTCAAAGAGAGCTTTCGCTAAAATCTTGCTAATGGATTTTAGCTGGATCTTTTGCTTTTGGGTCTCGAAGGTTGCTTTTTTAATCAAACTCAAAACTCTACATTTTCGTTTCTCAGATattcgattttttattttcaaatagagAAACAAATTCAAAAGCCAGATCAAATAACCACTAAAATAAGTCGCAAAAGTGTAACTATTtacctccaaaaaaaaaaggaaaagatttaCCTTAAAAAGCATTAATGAAGATTGACTTTTAAACTTCATGATATGATACTTTGAACTCTTTTTGGTTAGCAATGCAAACCTAACATTAATTTCAGACACCATAATACCACACCATCTGGTCATGTGTGACTCCAGATAATGAGTGTTGGCTACATcctcaaaaatagaaaccagCCTTTTGGTTCTGGAATAAATGCACACTCCAatatagaaaccctagattaattgattctaagCACTTATTCAAGTGCCTTTTTGTGAAAACATAGTAAGTGCTTCTTTAAAAAGTTGAGTGCATTGGATTATGTGAAAAGCcaatgttttataaaattagaaagcCCCACATAGGCTTAAAGGGTTATAGGGGTCCATTACTTTTACCACTTAGTTAACATTTCACCCTCAATGGGGCTCCTCAttacatgagagagagagagagagagagagagagagtagacaCAATTAATTATTGACCACAAACATACAATTGAGGTGTGGGTATATGCACATTTACTAGCACTTACAACTTGCACATGATCAATTAACTATTGGCTTTTTGTGCCCTACCATTTGACCTAACAGCTGGTGTATTAATGGTACGATGATAAGCTCTCATgtcaaaaaagtaataaaaggGTATAacaaactttttaattatttgacgCATCTGTATAATCTAGTGGCAGATGTACTATTTAGTTAGGTTTAATTACACTCTATTATACTATACTTTATGTTGGATCGTTGGGGCTAGCCATTAATCTAAAAAACtagagctgttagaaatacgcaaccaatttacttaaagcgtacaaataCAGCACATATGGATCTCGATTGTGGCTCTACCTAACCAATCTCACGccacttcaaacatgactcggtccaacccagcctcacgccatttcgaacataactcggccCAACCTGATCTTCCGTCATAGAATAGAATGCTGGCCCCTTTAAGCCAACGCCTTAGTATTATTTCTATTTACTTTATTGTACAATTTTTTCAAAAgtactattatattattgtagTTTATAAATTTCTACACTgtatttagatttatttttatttttctatcttatactgtttttttttctcgccaatCTTTACAATATGCTAAACAACTCTATTGTTTTAGACAAAGTCTAATAACTTTATTAAGCGGCACTAActaaatagtagaaaaaatataaaataaatctttatgaTAGACTTGTCAAAAGCTTCTATCaagtaatttttaattatttatatatattttattatttttaagtcaAAATGAGTTGAATATATACTTTGCCATTTTTAGCTAGTATTTTATAATAGTtcttatatatagttatagatttattgcttatagtataggaattaaaaaaaaggaagaagaatatTGAGTGATgcccttgaaaaaaaaaaaaagtatagtgTAGGAAGTGAAAAAATATCTATAAAGTACAGCATAATGTTGTTGTATAGTATAATTAAGCCTATACTTAGTTACTATTAGCAAATGTTTGATATGTAATGTACCTGATCTTATCTCCCTCTGCAACTCCCAAGAGTTTTCATTGAGGGTCCTCCCAATTGCATCAAATATAGGCATAAATAGGCAGAAATTTGAGTCCTTCTCTTTGTGATGTAAACTGTGGTATCTGCacacattaaaaataaaaaaaaaaaccatttaatCATAATTTGGAACAGTAATTTGCAACAGGGTTAATTTGTAGATCTTTGAATCTCTTATCTCATAGTTAGATGAATATCTAGTAACATGGCACATATTAAAAGACCACTCACTTTCAGTACAAGTTTACTTTTTATTGACCCCCAAAAGTAGGGAACATAACCATCCGAATTATTAAATAGGAACTTAAGGGACCATTTGGAGTCACAAACAAAGTAATTAACTAAGCATGAACCAAACACTTAGATGAACAAACCATTCCTTATACAGTACAAGAAAATAATCTCTATGACTTGACTATAATTATCCAAATCTTGGTTGGTATACAATTAGACCCCAGTGTACAGCATTATTGGTGGCATTTAGTAGTACAAGAGTGTAATCTCTATCacctaaatataattatatatccaAATCTTGGTTTGCATGCAATAAGTGCTTTGGTACATTTATTACAATCAAAATTGAAACCCATATTTGGGGCATTAGATGGTCATTTGCTGTCAACTTGCGTAGGTACCACTATTATTAATTTCAAGCAGTTAGTTAGTATATACCTTTCACTCCAGACAAAGAGATCTGGGTTCAAATTAAACGATTCATGCGAGAAGAGATTTagattcgaatcctagtttgTGTAAAATGGATgtgtgaaaataagaaaaagttacATTGGTACTTCGGTAGCAATGATGTGTCATGTGAAATGACAAAATATTGCAATAGGAGAAACTTATTGTATAgagttttcctttttaatttggGAAGGTATTTTCAAGAAGTGCGTTTGtagtttataatataattattgaaaatataaaactctatccttttataattttttggtttaGTTTTATTTAGCAATCCGCTGACAAAAAGGATAAAAAgttacttaattttataaatcgTGTAATAATTATCGTTTATATTTGCATTTCactattttatgttttataaaaatataacattttttcactaaaaaggggtaaatttttgttattttcttttctattttatccATGGGGGACTCACACAACCACCCTATTTTCGCATAAGTtggaatataattaaatatggaCCATTACCCCAAATTTAATATACCAACCAACTACTCTATTAAAGTGATAAATGATTTATTAGACATTGGCTCTATACTCATCTAGAATCGCATTATAATATTCTACTCCACCAATCTCTCTAACGCGGAATCGCTCGCTCATGTGAATTGCATCCGACTGTATatcatttattaaaatatatatgttgtaCTTTAACTAGTGTCTTTATAAAATCAGATTGATTATTCGACATGGTTACTTGGATTTGGGTACAAATTTGTTCGACTTTAATAACTATATTAGTAAACCCAATATgattcaaaaagagaaaaaaaaaattaagtttcctTATTAATTAACTTGTGTACGTTTAAGTCTCCAACAAGTATTTCAACCAGAAGTAGTTCTTTTAATAGAACTACAGCTAGAAGTACTTTGTAGGGAATTGGACCAATTGAACTGTATtgtgcatcttaattaattgcaacagctaggacttagccaattgtAGTTAACAACTAAACCAAAAGGAAGCTTATTAATTATCTATGTAACTTCAATAAGTAATGCATAGAGTTAAAgctttttgtattattttcgATAACGGATATCTGATAATCTACGGCTCATAaactttctaaaaattaaattatgtgaTCCTCAACCAAATATAAGATCGTCTTTTGTGATCACTTAATCATCATTAGGTAAATAAGTTTCTACAAAGATCTGACACTGTAGATTGATCAATTGTATTTACTAGATGTCTTATAATTGAAAACGACTTCATAAATgataaacgaaaaagaaaaagactagAAATGGAGGAGATATTAAAGGAGAGGCAGATAACTTTCTACAAAGATTTGATATGATAGATATAGATGGGTCATatttattagatattttcaaaaCGACTTTGTGTATAAATagtaaaggaaaagaaaaaggctaGAAATGGAAAAGGTATAAAATCACTTACGTGGGGGTGTAAATGAGGTATCTGAGCAAGGGATAGGAATCAAAGAGCTCAAAGGGGAACACCTCCACATTGCTGTAGCCCATGCACCTCAAGTAGTCAAAGATGAAGGTGTGGCAATAGACCAATCCAAGAGAGCCATGCCCCATCAAAAAGGCCCCAAGCATTGGGGTCCCCATGGCCACAACTTGAACCAAGTGCTCCAAGGGTGTAGCATGC
This window of the Ananas comosus cultivar F153 linkage group 19, ASM154086v1, whole genome shotgun sequence genome carries:
- the LOC109724969 gene encoding protein ECERIFERUM 3-like; this translates as MVAPLSSWPWDNLGSCKYLLYGPLMAKGVHDAWEKGTLMNSWFLHLLILFALRGLIHQLWFTYSNMLFLTRRRRVVNDGVDFKQIDEEWDWDNFLILQALIGAMAFNSAPSLKDLPLLDLKGCLIALLLHVALSEPVFYWVHRCFHKGYLFTNYHSLHHSSPVPQPYTAGHATPLEHLVQVVAMGTPMLGAFLMGHGSLGLVYCHTFIFDYLRCMGYSNVEVFPFELFDSYPLLRYLIYTPTYHSLHHKEKDSNFCLFMPIFDAIGRTLNENSWELQREIRSGKNDQVPDFVFLAHVVDVISSIHVAFVFRSISAKPFVFKLILLPLWPLAFMAMLIMWLRSKTFLVTFYNLRGRLHQTWAVPRYGFQYFLPFARDGINDQIELAILRADKMGVKVLSLAALNKNEALNGGGTLFVSKHPDLKVRVVHGNTLTAAVILNEIPNNVKEVFITGATSKLGRAIALYLCRKKIRVLMLTLSTERFLKIQREAPAESQQYLVQVTKYQAAQNCKTWIVGKWLSPREQHLAPPGTHFHQFVVPPMIGFRRDCTYGNLAAMRLPKDVQGLGICEYTMERGVVHACHAGGVVHFLEGWSHHEVGAIDVDRIDVVWKAALKHGLTPV